A segment of the Corallococcus silvisoli genome:
GAAGCGCAGGCGTGCCCGCGGGACGACCTCCACGTTCGAGCCATCTTCTTGGGGAAACAGCCAGGTGCGCGTCTTCCCGGCGCGGACGTAGGCGAGGGCTTCGTGGCGGGCCAGCGCCTCCAGCGTGCGGGGCGTGCCGTGCTTGCGCAGGTAGCTGGGGGATGCGCACACGCTCATGCGCTGGAAGCTGACGCGGCGGCTGGTGAGGCCGTCGCCCGCGACGATTCCGCGCGTCCCGCCATTGCGGATCGCGAGGTCGAAGCCGTCCTCCAGCAGGTCCACGAGGCGGTCATTGAACGACAGGTCCAGCTCGAGCTTCGGGTGCGCGCGGGCGAGGTCGCGCAGGATGGGCGCCACGCAGCGACGGCCGAAGAGGACGGGCGCGCTGACCCGCAGCCTCCCGGAGACCTCCTGCTTGCCGGACTCCAGCAGGGCCTGGCCCGCGCGCAGCTCGTTCATCGCGCGCAGGCACCGCTCGTAGAAGACCTGTCCATCCTGGGTCAGGCTCTGCGCGCGCGTGGTGCGGTGG
Coding sequences within it:
- a CDS encoding LysR family transcriptional regulator, which codes for MSDPLQGVSVFVEAVEAGGFSAAAVKLHLSRSAVGKTVARLEERLGVRLFHRTTRAQSLTQDGQVFYERCLRAMNELRAGQALLESGKQEVSGRLRVSAPVLFGRRCVAPILRDLARAHPKLELDLSFNDRLVDLLEDGFDLAIRNGGTRGIVAGDGLTSRRVSFQRMSVCASPSYLRKHGTPRTLEALARHEALAYVRAGKTRTWLFPQEDGSNVEVVPRARLRFDDLEAIADAAVAGMGLAWLPCWLIRDDVRDKKLVRVLTGHPGLCFDVHALWPTTPHLPVRVRVAIDALAEGLPAFVK